Proteins encoded together in one Mycoplasma miroungirhinis window:
- a CDS encoding OppA family ABC transporter substrate-binding lipoprotein, producing MIIKNKKFKFIVSGILLSTGVTVLSSLVAAACSSKIVTVSERRTYSQNYNNPNSLSGFDYDGSIGYGSEQQTSKDLQVSLKLIKLKPLNEASVSYEYKKDDFSIVTKINKPSFWKYKFYGAKAVLLTLKDGTVKVFDKDTIEDLDTQTNSKNPDGTFSSLYVQAFSNDPRSINSKEFLNNLNNIKKLQLIVRETPWVTSEGELTKYKTKADDYWYSWMRTVLRSQRTRLKYGNGSNQELEKEMNSLLPAGTRRFTTNDLFPNQYVYDLFNVKASDFYDREKLITKIESENEYKGQEALTFNPLDESESIFGSEFFNSFAKSNDFAAAPSDYIKEKIAQKDIKITSYTEKSPNDLLAKITTDDFLKTNVGKFGVFWYGMNTNNTLFAGPYYAEGFKQLKEIFKQNPYFFDQEWVKSNESIKVIENIYKQSVIDPGLYDQQQWQNYRAGTTTRIAYQSLNQQTKNIINENVHEYGLRSRQDVNKTSLISRVLLQPVPGSFETLSVDKSTKPEDYYSFNELYAKLMWGSTLKDIAEGNVKSLDTFIAGTGLQFRTLVAAAINWSKYIDALTSQVAKPWLVHLAPDANISGTNQNDSNIKTPRDEYQKVNSLFALDLNLNKISLGEIGDSITPQNNKEAFQKTSIELEQYKSARFEQIKKQMKILLDQFYKDNPQFSQTDKIKFQYFFPFSSTATNVYIQSTRNAIEIIKKLDPRLDLGELQNPTNQGELFKAVWASGSDLSGWGYDVDTIGSGFDGFSWQGNLIPQLFAIGHSESLQNKLQASFPQLVDVSKYLVKYTNEKLKENKITFGELDINKLPEFLLKHQTHTSDDIDANKEITQTGTLSGQFWTAYTVNRKNEELIELAKELTNYLSPTQFDTMQSISSDDFAPFLLHNGYEAPLQQNGIEHYEDWKIKTTSKE from the coding sequence ATGATAATTAAAAATAAAAAATTTAAGTTTATAGTTTCTGGAATTTTATTATCTACTGGTGTAACAGTTTTAAGTTCGTTAGTTGCTGCTGCTTGTTCTTCAAAAATAGTAACAGTTTCAGAGCGTAGAACTTATTCTCAAAATTATAATAATCCTAATTCACTAAGTGGATTTGATTATGATGGTTCAATAGGATATGGTTCTGAACAACAAACTTCAAAAGATTTACAAGTATCGCTTAAACTTATAAAATTAAAACCTTTAAATGAAGCAAGTGTTTCTTATGAATATAAAAAAGATGATTTTAGTATTGTTACTAAAATTAATAAACCTTCATTTTGAAAATATAAATTTTATGGAGCAAAAGCTGTTTTACTTACTTTAAAAGATGGTACTGTTAAAGTTTTTGATAAAGACACAATTGAAGATTTAGATACACAAACAAATTCTAAAAATCCTGATGGAACATTTTCTTCATTATATGTTCAAGCATTTTCAAATGATCCTAGATCAATTAATTCAAAAGAATTTTTAAATAATCTAAATAATATTAAAAAATTACAACTTATTGTAAGAGAAACTCCATGAGTAACTTCAGAAGGTGAATTAACTAAATATAAAACCAAAGCTGATGATTATTGATATTCATGAATGAGAACTGTTTTACGTTCACAAAGAACACGTCTTAAATATGGAAATGGTTCAAATCAAGAGCTAGAAAAAGAAATGAATAGTTTATTACCTGCTGGTACAAGAAGATTTACTACTAATGACTTATTCCCAAATCAATATGTTTATGATTTATTTAATGTTAAAGCAAGCGATTTTTATGATCGTGAAAAACTAATAACAAAAATTGAATCAGAAAATGAATACAAAGGACAAGAAGCATTAACATTTAATCCATTAGATGAAAGTGAAAGTATTTTTGGTTCTGAATTCTTTAATTCATTTGCTAAATCAAATGACTTTGCAGCTGCACCAAGTGACTATATTAAAGAAAAAATTGCACAAAAAGATATAAAAATTACTTCATATACTGAAAAAAGTCCAAATGATTTATTAGCTAAAATAACAACAGATGATTTTTTAAAAACTAATGTTGGTAAATTTGGTGTATTTTGATATGGTATGAATACAAATAATACATTATTTGCTGGACCTTATTATGCAGAAGGATTTAAACAATTAAAAGAAATATTTAAACAAAATCCATACTTTTTTGATCAAGAATGAGTAAAATCAAATGAAAGTATTAAAGTGATTGAAAATATTTATAAACAATCAGTAATAGATCCAGGATTATATGATCAACAACAATGACAAAATTATCGTGCAGGAACAACCACAAGAATAGCATATCAATCATTAAATCAACAAACTAAAAATATCATTAATGAAAATGTGCATGAATATGGATTACGTTCAAGACAAGATGTTAATAAAACTAGTTTGATTTCAAGAGTGTTATTACAACCAGTTCCCGGTTCTTTTGAAACATTAAGTGTAGACAAATCAACTAAACCTGAAGATTATTATTCATTTAATGAATTATATGCTAAATTAATGTGAGGAAGTACATTAAAAGATATAGCAGAAGGTAATGTTAAAAGTTTAGATACTTTTATAGCAGGTACAGGATTACAATTTAGAACTTTAGTTGCTGCAGCAATCAACTGATCTAAATATATTGATGCTTTAACTTCACAAGTTGCAAAACCATGATTAGTTCATTTAGCTCCTGATGCTAATATTTCTGGAACTAATCAAAATGATAGTAATATAAAAACACCTCGTGATGAATATCAAAAAGTAAATTCATTGTTTGCTCTAGATTTAAATTTAAACAAAATTAGTTTAGGTGAAATAGGTGATTCAATTACTCCACAAAATAACAAAGAAGCATTCCAAAAAACATCAATAGAATTAGAACAATATAAATCAGCTCGTTTTGAACAAATCAAAAAACAAATGAAAATATTATTAGATCAATTTTATAAAGACAATCCACAATTTTCACAAACTGATAAAATTAAATTCCAATACTTTTTCCCATTTAGTTCAACAGCCACAAACGTGTATATTCAATCAACAAGAAATGCAATTGAAATAATCAAAAAATTAGATCCTCGTCTTGATTTAGGTGAATTACAAAATCCAACAAATCAAGGTGAATTATTTAAAGCTGTTTGAGCATCAGGCAGTGATTTGAGTGGTTGAGGTTATGACGTAGATACTATTGGTTCTGGTTTTGATGGATTTTCATGACAAGGTAATTTAATTCCACAATTATTTGCAATTGGACATTCAGAATCTTTACAAAATAAATTACAAGCTTCATTTCCACAATTAGTTGATGTATCTAAATATTTAGTTAAATATACAAATGAAAAACTAAAAGAAAATAAAATAACATTTGGTGAATTAGATATTAATAAATTACCAGAATTTTTATTAAAACATCAAACTCATACATCTGATGATATTGATGCAAATAAAGAGATTACTCAAACTGGAACATTATCAGGACAATTTTGAACTGCTTATACTGTAAATAGAAAAAATGAAGAATTAATTGAGCTCGCTAAAGAATTAACTAATTATTTATCACCTACTCAATTTGATACAATGCAATCAATATCATCTGATGACTTTGCTCCATTTTTATTACATAATGGATACGAAGCACCGTTACAACAAAATGGTATTGAACATTATGAAGATTGAAAAATAAAAACTACATCTAAGGAATAA
- a CDS encoding ABC transporter ATP-binding protein, giving the protein MKSTQEYDLNIYSEKIEEDIKDTVLDVEDLHVSFKLGKKKLLHIIRGIDLKIRKGQIVGIVGESGSGKSVTSKALINVNERTQTTSKSMVIDDIDLSKFKKEKEWIKIRGSKIGYIPQDPLTSLNPTRKIGKQLLDALNNNNEWKKRPLSEKKAYLIGLLKQFGLRNAEKIFYMYPHTLSGGMKQRVVITMVVALKPLVIIADEPTTALDPTVQASVLALFENIRSTMGISIILISHNISVVAKFCDYIYVMYAGRIVEKGTKEEIFTVPAHPYTWALISAVPEDREDRLFSIKGTPPDMANLGLGDPFAPRNEYAMEIDFIKEPPLIPISKTHAAATWLLHPEAPKVHLREDLVKRLESFRKVFYKDGK; this is encoded by the coding sequence ATGAAAAGTACACAAGAATATGATTTAAATATTTATTCAGAAAAAATTGAAGAAGATATAAAAGACACTGTTTTAGATGTAGAAGATCTGCATGTTAGCTTTAAATTAGGTAAGAAAAAATTATTACATATCATTAGAGGTATTGATCTAAAAATTAGAAAAGGTCAAATAGTAGGTATTGTAGGTGAATCAGGTTCTGGTAAATCAGTTACTTCTAAAGCTTTAATTAATGTTAATGAAAGAACACAAACAACTTCTAAATCAATGGTTATTGATGATATTGATTTATCAAAATTTAAAAAAGAAAAAGAATGAATAAAAATAAGAGGTTCAAAAATTGGATATATTCCTCAAGATCCTCTAACTTCTTTAAATCCAACAAGAAAAATTGGAAAACAATTATTAGATGCTTTAAATAACAATAATGAGTGAAAAAAACGGCCATTAAGTGAGAAAAAAGCATATTTAATTGGTCTTTTAAAACAATTTGGTTTACGTAATGCAGAAAAGATTTTTTATATGTATCCACATACATTAAGTGGAGGAATGAAACAAAGAGTTGTTATTACTATGGTTGTTGCATTAAAACCATTAGTAATTATTGCCGATGAACCAACTACTGCTTTAGATCCAACAGTCCAAGCATCAGTTTTAGCCTTATTTGAAAATATTCGTAGCACAATGGGAATATCGATAATTTTAATTAGTCATAATATTTCAGTTGTTGCTAAATTTTGTGATTATATTTATGTTATGTATGCTGGTAGAATCGTTGAAAAAGGAACTAAAGAAGAAATTTTTACTGTACCAGCACATCCATATACATGAGCTTTAATTAGTGCTGTTCCAGAAGATCGAGAAGATAGATTATTTTCAATTAAAGGAACACCACCTGATATGGCTAATTTAGGTTTAGGAGATCCTTTTGCACCGCGGAATGAATACGCAATGGAAATTGATTTTATTAAAGAACCACCATTAATTCCTATCTCAAAAACTCATGCAGCCGCAACTTGATTATTGCATCCCGAAGCTCCTAAAGTTCATTTAAGAGAAGATTTAGTTAAACGTTTAGAATCATTTAGAAAGGTATTTTATAAAGATGGAAAATAA
- a CDS encoding ATP-binding cassette domain-containing protein, translating to MENNKKVILEIDNLKKYFINSGNINKAVDGVSFNVHEGEVVGLIGESGSGKTTIGRSLLRLYDNYNGFVRLNGKIISGKKISKRRNKFLRRNMQMIFQDPHASLNGQKTIYSTLKEPLIVNGIMKDKLREIFSDWNKVIKMFKYTFSKKTKTLELENLNEFNKIATKFVQHWEQELNNITFDSKLNLEDNFNTYFAYLEEKQNMESETINAMYSNTTKLIEYYHQKQQEFRDNNLEYDEIEVNNQTKLFNEGLLKVKYSQKQLDAYYEIKQVKEEQSKYAKDIKDYKIINKNTFKNFYQEFKNEKELIKNNRLLSTDLEFYAYNLKIELLNKEAMKLLQKVHIQLRYLGFSQIKSFVNDLKQYILTFYSEKLNFPYQKHLAKRIKNEIEQSFNFNYDKYISFNTENIKEIQDDFAKYDNKLKQLHSILHQKDTPLITHQELENIKKNLQKAKDINAQAYQSYVEKNKSVIAQLDEEIKEVNVIYHGLRDKINYLSTKFKEVHANFLKYIQEASINSFYEDDKDIIVNAKEEKNKRKFAILNYSTIVTNKLETQKTFDIEYKYLLKDIHNINLLLGINEHFMQKVLKNKLPWLLNAFEWVYTNLYVRYHIKNLLYKTLIYKNLEQVGLLKQFAYRYPHEFSGGQRQRIVIARALITEPKIIVADEPIASLDISIQAQVVNLLKDLCKSKNIGLIFIAHDLSMIEYVADRVEIMHLGKIVESGKVVAIYDTPVHPYTKNLFKAIPKISNADEKFKNVSFELDYLEQQKFPNIPKTYQVEDDHFVYGTNEQVHEWTKIIKDIKTLKIETKDKLSFEDLEKNRKQNK from the coding sequence ATGGAAAATAATAAAAAAGTTATTTTAGAAATAGATAATTTAAAAAAATACTTTATAAACAGTGGAAATATCAATAAAGCAGTTGATGGAGTTAGTTTTAATGTTCATGAAGGTGAAGTTGTTGGATTAATTGGTGAATCTGGTTCTGGTAAAACAACAATTGGTAGATCATTACTTAGACTTTATGATAATTACAATGGTTTTGTCCGTTTAAATGGCAAAATCATTAGTGGTAAGAAAATTTCTAAACGTCGTAATAAGTTTTTAAGAAGAAATATGCAAATGATTTTCCAAGATCCACATGCATCTTTAAACGGACAAAAAACCATTTATTCTACACTAAAAGAACCTTTAATAGTAAATGGTATAATGAAAGACAAATTACGGGAAATTTTTAGTGATTGAAATAAAGTAATTAAAATGTTTAAATATACTTTTTCTAAAAAAACTAAAACTTTAGAATTAGAAAATTTAAATGAATTTAACAAAATTGCAACAAAATTTGTTCAACATTGAGAACAAGAATTAAATAATATTACTTTTGATTCTAAACTTAATTTAGAAGATAACTTTAATACATATTTTGCTTATTTAGAAGAAAAACAAAATATGGAAAGTGAAACTATTAATGCAATGTATTCAAATACAACTAAACTAATAGAATACTACCATCAAAAACAACAAGAATTTCGTGATAATAACTTAGAATATGATGAAATTGAAGTAAATAATCAAACTAAATTATTTAATGAAGGTTTATTAAAAGTTAAATATTCACAAAAACAATTAGATGCATATTACGAAATTAAACAAGTTAAAGAAGAACAATCTAAATATGCAAAAGATATAAAAGATTACAAAATAATTAATAAAAACACTTTTAAAAACTTTTATCAAGAATTTAAAAATGAAAAAGAATTAATAAAAAATAATCGTCTTTTATCTACTGATTTAGAATTTTATGCATACAATTTAAAAATTGAACTTTTAAATAAAGAAGCAATGAAATTGTTACAAAAAGTTCATATCCAATTAAGATATTTAGGATTTAGTCAAATAAAAAGTTTTGTAAATGATTTAAAACAATATATTTTAACTTTTTATAGTGAAAAATTAAATTTCCCTTACCAAAAACATTTAGCAAAAAGAATAAAAAATGAAATTGAACAATCTTTTAATTTTAATTATGATAAATACATTAGTTTTAATACTGAAAATATTAAAGAAATTCAAGATGATTTTGCAAAATACGATAATAAATTAAAACAATTACATTCAATTTTACATCAAAAAGATACACCTTTAATAACTCATCAAGAACTTGAAAATATTAAAAAGAATCTTCAAAAAGCAAAAGATATTAATGCTCAAGCATACCAAAGTTATGTGGAAAAAAATAAATCAGTTATTGCTCAATTAGATGAAGAAATTAAAGAAGTTAACGTTATTTATCACGGATTAAGAGATAAAATAAATTATTTATCAACTAAATTTAAAGAAGTACATGCTAATTTTTTAAAATACATCCAAGAAGCATCTATTAATAGTTTTTATGAAGATGATAAAGACATTATTGTAAACGCAAAAGAAGAAAAAAACAAAAGAAAATTTGCAATTTTAAATTACAGTACAATCGTTACAAACAAATTAGAAACACAAAAAACTTTTGATATTGAATATAAATATTTACTAAAAGATATTCATAACATTAATTTACTTTTAGGTATTAATGAGCATTTCATGCAAAAAGTTCTAAAAAATAAACTACCTTGATTATTAAATGCGTTTGAATGAGTTTATACTAATTTATATGTTCGTTATCATATAAAAAACTTATTATACAAAACATTAATTTATAAAAACTTAGAACAAGTTGGACTATTAAAACAATTTGCATATCGTTATCCACATGAATTTTCAGGTGGACAAAGACAAAGAATTGTTATTGCAAGAGCATTAATTACTGAACCTAAAATTATTGTAGCTGATGAACCAATTGCAAGTTTAGATATTTCTATTCAAGCACAAGTTGTTAACTTATTAAAAGATTTATGTAAATCAAAAAATATAGGTCTAATTTTTATAGCTCATGATTTAAGTATGATTGAATATGTTGCTGATCGTGTTGAAATTATGCACCTTGGTAAAATAGTTGAAAGTGGAAAAGTGGTAGCAATTTATGATACTCCAGTTCATCCATATACTAAAAATTTATTTAAAGCTATTCCAAAAATTTCCAATGCTGATGAAAAATTTAAAAACGTAAGTTTTGAATTAGATTATTTAGAACAACAAAAATTCCCAAATATTCCTAAAACATATCAAGTTGAAGATGATCATTTTGTATATGGAACAAATGAACAAGTGCATGAATGAACTAAAATTATAAAAGATATAAAAACATTAAAAATCGAAACAAAAGATAAATTAAGTTTCGAAGATTTAGAAAAAAACCGTAAACAAAATAAATAA
- a CDS encoding MAG3960 family lipoprotein, whose translation MKKSKIKWLLSMSLGSTLLVLPLTTTACFFDHFDKPIPKPKKEEPSEPPKPNNPPKDNIETKQESNEVVNEFSYDGMKFKIAKEDTFDKTKKYYADMVLENDAFVFKTFLNTFGDYWINNLNEEDFPTLVDVSRYVRSLVVDNKGFMSRSNEDKNSISAKEYNKLITKLLEILDVKETYDLSNDKNKDKKISYAFNHDSAFDTLKRFYISRNNSYFNRLWNDWFQTMEENNTFGRKVIDNYMYDKDIHYSEISAKDSDAPETDIKGKRYKVPSVAWKLNRDIYLDNMFNNDMFLSRAFYEKSLNKDQALNNDWIDWLYLNDSSVLAMQVPQYKLLVAYLRLMKKLTDSINFETVDDEDKLKEAIKNNGSIVDGKISFEENLINSGISQLIDKYEKALLDYLALEHVMGFTAREDHDPNLQLFGGGTNYQYKVDYRDTYKWAKRQYEEFLLPFKFGLGNAIWAQSSSSSYQELFNNPQTIKKYELIWANIKAVDKIDKPELISKDLAKQRLNQIKSLFKNQFKWKFKE comes from the coding sequence ATGAAAAAATCAAAGATTAAATGATTATTAAGTATGAGTTTAGGTAGTACATTATTAGTTTTACCTTTAACAACAACTGCTTGCTTTTTTGATCATTTTGATAAACCAATTCCAAAACCAAAAAAAGAAGAACCTTCTGAACCACCAAAACCTAATAATCCACCAAAAGATAACATTGAAACTAAACAAGAATCTAATGAAGTGGTAAATGAATTTAGCTATGATGGTATGAAATTTAAAATAGCAAAAGAAGATACATTTGATAAAACTAAAAAATACTATGCTGATATGGTTCTAGAAAATGACGCATTTGTATTTAAAACATTTTTAAATACTTTTGGTGATTATTGAATAAACAATCTAAACGAAGAAGATTTTCCAACATTAGTTGATGTTTCTAGGTATGTAAGAAGTTTAGTAGTAGATAATAAAGGTTTTATGAGTCGCTCAAATGAAGATAAAAACTCAATTTCTGCTAAAGAATACAATAAATTAATTACTAAATTATTAGAAATATTAGATGTAAAAGAAACATATGATTTATCTAATGACAAAAATAAAGATAAGAAAATAAGCTATGCATTTAATCATGATTCTGCATTTGATACTTTAAAACGTTTTTATATTTCACGAAATAATAGTTATTTTAATAGACTTTGAAATGATTGATTCCAAACTATGGAGGAAAATAATACTTTTGGAAGAAAAGTTATTGATAATTACATGTATGATAAAGATATTCATTATAGTGAAATATCTGCTAAAGATTCTGATGCTCCAGAAACAGATATAAAAGGTAAAAGATATAAAGTTCCTTCTGTTGCTTGAAAACTAAATAGAGATATTTATTTAGATAATATGTTTAATAATGATATGTTTTTATCACGTGCATTTTATGAAAAAAGCTTAAATAAAGATCAAGCATTAAATAATGATTGAATAGATTGATTATATTTAAATGATTCAAGTGTTTTAGCAATGCAAGTACCACAATATAAATTACTTGTTGCTTATTTAAGATTAATGAAAAAATTAACTGATAGCATTAATTTTGAAACTGTAGATGATGAAGATAAATTAAAAGAAGCTATTAAAAATAATGGTTCAATTGTAGATGGTAAAATTTCATTTGAAGAAAACTTAATAAATTCTGGAATTTCTCAACTTATTGATAAATATGAAAAAGCATTATTAGACTATTTAGCATTAGAACATGTAATGGGATTTACAGCAAGAGAAGATCATGATCCTAACTTGCAATTATTTGGTGGTGGAACAAATTATCAATATAAGGTAGATTATAGGGATACTTATAAATGAGCTAAAAGACAATATGAAGAATTCTTATTACCATTTAAATTTGGATTAGGTAATGCAATTTGAGCTCAATCATCATCATCATCATATCAAGAGTTATTTAATAACCCTCAAACAATTAAAAAGTATGAACTAATATGAGCAAACATTAAAGCAGTTGATAAAATTGATAAACCTGAACTAATATCAAAAGATTTAGCAAAACAAAGATTAAATCAAATTAAAAGTTTATTTAAAAATCAATTTAAATGAAAATTTAAAGAATAG
- a CDS encoding ABC transporter permease subunit, with amino-acid sequence MSKYILQRIAFAIVTLFIISLFSYVLIATFSTANPFREIAVNTKVPNVEAFVKQKEQEFGWDKNVLTQYFIYIGKFLSGDFGFVFNSQNNPFGGEITTMPQLFFKPLQYSIMISLPAFIISSIIGIILGTFAGYKRGTLLDSGINIFVLIFIALPSFIIAPIAINIAINSGLPSTVFKQGDGQPLNVIIKSYITPIFVVTLGSLAGYTSYTRNQVITVLTSNYVLIAKTKGLSNFEIFKKYVFRNISIPIFSIVFPSYIVLLTGSIIVEVYWNVPGTSQIIARAFPSGERNVVMFSTLFFTFLSIITEIIIDISYAILDPRIKYSSSSGKNRLAYISAYIERKRLQKSLFQANTLLDKEVTNASSEFNNRYNLGTNLQEKIKYVENPDSLYSSNIAGKPKKMLVEIAKRFFKNPYVTLAFITFIVLLLCSIIIPIATHYSPNKPINNIDKEFITLLPPQYTNTKSIFLKNNNRIFETFIKIKELVDKHPELQTYFQPLLDTFKVHELVGASKSFSVTYNPFIVFDSYLLNIEIQKILDVDPNHTFNPEFIASLRATFPAVSTLLGTDINGFDIWTTSWAATAESIKIALIVATLQTLIGVAIGAYLGFHVGKWIDTIFMRIIEIFLAPPSLIWLLLFVSIMGVSNTALIIALVVTGWAWPVSRTRMFIITVKDEEYITAAKSIGASTSRQVFTHALPAIIGKIATGFVQRIPGIILSIASLAFLGFYKNIDNANLGQLLLDATPQAPDNFWILLLPSLILLTLSLSLQFIALGVHDALDPKVIKASKK; translated from the coding sequence ATGTCAAAATATATTTTACAGCGGATAGCATTTGCTATCGTTACATTATTTATAATATCCTTATTTTCATATGTATTAATAGCAACATTTAGTACTGCAAATCCTTTTAGAGAAATCGCTGTTAATACAAAAGTTCCCAATGTTGAAGCATTCGTTAAACAAAAAGAACAAGAATTTGGATGAGATAAAAATGTTTTAACACAATATTTTATCTATATTGGAAAATTTTTAAGTGGTGATTTTGGTTTTGTTTTTAACAGTCAAAACAACCCTTTTGGTGGAGAAATAACAACAATGCCACAATTATTTTTCAAACCACTACAATATTCAATTATGATATCATTACCTGCTTTTATCATTAGTTCAATTATAGGAATTATTTTAGGTACTTTTGCAGGATATAAAAGAGGAACATTGTTAGATAGTGGAATTAATATTTTTGTATTAATTTTTATCGCATTACCTTCATTTATTATTGCTCCTATTGCAATAAATATTGCAATCAATTCAGGTCTACCTTCAACAGTATTTAAACAAGGTGATGGTCAACCTCTTAATGTTATTATTAAATCATATATAACACCTATTTTTGTAGTTACATTAGGTTCATTAGCAGGATATACTTCATATACACGTAATCAAGTTATTACAGTTTTAACAAGTAATTATGTTTTAATTGCCAAAACTAAAGGTTTAAGCAATTTTGAAATATTTAAAAAATACGTTTTTAGAAATATTTCTATTCCTATTTTCAGTATTGTTTTTCCTTCATATATTGTTTTATTAACAGGTTCTATTATTGTTGAAGTTTATTGAAATGTTCCTGGAACATCACAAATAATAGCAAGAGCTTTTCCATCTGGAGAAAGAAATGTTGTTATGTTTAGTACTTTATTTTTCACATTTTTATCAATAATAACAGAAATCATTATTGATATAAGTTATGCAATATTAGATCCTCGTATTAAATATTCATCATCAAGTGGAAAAAATAGATTAGCATATATTAGTGCATATATCGAAAGAAAAAGACTTCAAAAATCATTATTTCAAGCAAATACATTATTAGACAAGGAGGTAACAAATGCAAGTAGTGAATTTAATAATCGTTATAATTTGGGTACAAATTTACAAGAAAAAATTAAATATGTAGAAAATCCAGATTCATTATATTCTTCAAACATTGCCGGTAAACCGAAAAAAATGCTTGTTGAAATTGCAAAAAGGTTTTTTAAAAACCCTTATGTTACTTTAGCTTTTATTACATTTATAGTTTTACTTCTATGTTCAATAATTATTCCAATTGCAACACATTATTCACCAAATAAACCTATAAATAACATTGATAAAGAATTTATTACTTTATTACCACCTCAATACACAAATACAAAATCAATATTTTTAAAAAACAATAACCGTATTTTTGAAACATTTATAAAAATTAAGGAATTAGTAGATAAACATCCTGAATTACAAACTTATTTTCAACCTTTATTAGATACTTTTAAAGTTCATGAATTAGTTGGTGCTTCAAAAAGTTTTAGCGTAACTTATAATCCATTTATAGTATTTGATTCTTATTTATTAAATATAGAAATTCAAAAAATATTAGATGTAGATCCTAACCATACTTTTAATCCTGAATTTATTGCTTCACTACGTGCTACATTTCCAGCAGTAAGTACACTATTAGGAACTGATATTAATGGTTTTGATATTTGAACAACAAGTTGAGCTGCAACTGCAGAAAGTATTAAAATAGCATTAATAGTAGCAACTTTACAAACACTTATAGGAGTAGCAATTGGTGCTTATTTAGGTTTCCATGTTGGAAAATGAATTGATACAATATTTATGAGAATTATTGAAATTTTCTTAGCTCCTCCTTCATTAATATGACTTTTATTATTTGTTTCAATTATGGGTGTTTCAAATACTGCATTAATAATTGCATTAGTTGTAACAGGTTGAGCTTGACCAGTTTCTAGAACTCGTATGTTTATAATAACAGTTAAAGATGAAGAATACATTACAGCAGCAAAAAGTATTGGTGCTTCAACTTCAAGACAAGTCTTTACTCATGCATTACCTGCAATAATAGGTAAAATAGCAACAGGTTTTGTACAAAGAATTCCTGGAATTATTCTTTCAATTGCATCACTTGCATTTTTAGGATTTTATAAAAATATTGATAATGCAAATTTAGGTCAATTATTACTTGATGCAACTCCACAAGCACCTGATAACTTCTGAATTTTATTATTACCTTCATTGATATTACTAACATTATCATTATCATTACAATTTATTGCTTTAGGTGTTCATGATGCACTTGATCCTAAAGTTATAAAAGCATCTAAAAAATAG